The Neofelis nebulosa isolate mNeoNeb1 chromosome 1, mNeoNeb1.pri, whole genome shotgun sequence sequence CCTGCCAGTCCTTTCATATCTCTTTCCATCAAGCTTATTGCCCTATTTCTGACTTCTCTATCTTACCTTGTCCTCCTTGTATACAACTTGAATCACTTTTTCTTGTACTCTAAGCACATTCCCTTGGCTTTTGAACCCACTTGTTCTAAAAAGGCCTCTAAAAAATCCTGGAATTATTGCAGTCAATTACCCCTACTCCCTGCTGAGCACTGTTGGAAAAAATTCATATCAGACCTTAAATTAGGCCTTTTTGGTGTCTGATTTAAAGCTTTCTTTGCCAGATTGCTATTTTGGGCCTTCAGCCCGATACTCAAGACTCTGCCCACACCTCACCCcagcaaatgacatatctgtcATCTTTCAAAACCCTCCATCCCCTTTACTGTTTTCATGGGCTTGCCTCTCATCCCACTGTAGTCTGGCTTCTAACCCCACCATATTACTTACACTATTCCTACTAGAGTTAGTACAATCCCCTGTTGTTATTCTACCTGACATCTCTGTTCAGTTTAGCACTTGTTTACTGCCCTCATCTTCctgaaatttcttaatttctgcaGTGTTCTTTGCTTCTGGCTGTTCTGTTTCTGTTCTCTTTGCTGCTTCATTTACCTGGTGTTTTAACTTGGTGTTTCATTGAGTTCTGTCCTTGATTCTGTTATCACATAACATACTTAGAGTTTTCACCACATCAAAGGTTTTTATTACTACCTAAAGTAACTCCTGATCTGTATATCAATCTACCCTCTATTTGACTTCAGAGGAGTCTGTTCAACTATTTACCAGACTTTTCCACCTTGAGTACCTTCAAATCAACAGATACAAAACTAAATTTATAATCTTTCTCAATACACTGCATTCCAAACCTACTTGGATTTCTGTGTTCTTGATTCTGATTGGCATTCTAAGCTAGAGGTCTGAGAATCATTATTGATACCTTCTCCCTCTTACTCCTCACCCATGTTGTTCTGtacctctgtgtctctgcctagaatacatttccttctttccttcacttaTTCCATTCCAGGCAGAATTAATCCCTCTCCTTTTGTGCTGCTGCCTTACATTTTCCATTGCCCTTTATTCTGAAACAGGTTTTCTACAGTACATTGCAggtgtttatttgtatatatttcacGTTCATAAGATACTGTGGCCTGTGATACGAAGTTTTTAAAGAAGGGCAATTTATCTTCATCACCTAGCACAtggtctggcacatagtaagtgctcaaaaaatactTGTGGAATGGGTAGTGATGCATTTCCCCAAAATAGAGATTGAGCTTGATTTTTTACCTAAGGGAAAATGTGCACTTTTAAGAAATGCTAAAACATAGAACTCAGatccaatttttatttcttcctcagagTACAGATTCAATTATAATAATCACTGAAAACTTATTATTTTCACCTCTAGAAGAGTCTTCTGGATGTGATAGAAAACATCTGAATTACAAATTCAGACCTTCCTCTCAAGAAAGTGCTATTAGaattaaccaaaaagaaaaaaatttatttgctttttctgtttttcttgatttgccaatagaattttttttctattcgaATAGGTGAAAAACCTTTTGAATGTCCAAATTGTCATGAAAGATTTGCTAGAAATAGCACCCTCAAATGTCACCTGACTGCGTGCCAAACTGGAGTGGGggcaaaaaagggaagaaagaagcttTATGAATGTCAGGTACGTGTGGGTGTATTCTGTCCTTAGCAAAGCAGTTGGGTGTTTGAAATCATTAAAAGTGAAGGGTAGCAGAGTCTAGAGTAAAAGTATAGAGCTGGCAGTTTGGAAAGAATGAGTAAAGAACATCATCCAtcgttttgattttatttatttattttttcatcgtTTTGATTTTAGAAGGGAGATTAGAATAGGGTTTTTTGGgttgttgcctttttttcttttttccaactcAACTCTAGATGACATCAATGTCAATAAAATTATGTCCTAAATAACAGGTAACCTGAAACTATTCTTCACCGTTGAGCAAACAATAGAATTAGGGAGTGGAGCAATGGAAGGCTCACCGGCTGTGATCAGCTTTTTTTCCATGATTAGTGTATATGTATCCCAAATAATGTAATGGTTCTAAATGCTAATGATATATTGTAGGAAATTATAATATTAGTACTTTATATCCCTTGAATTTATATGACATTTAAGCAATGAAGGCAGTATTATGTTTCCTACATTGCATCTAAGTTGTTAGCTACATCAGCTAAAAGAccaaataaacaacataattaTGAACTCTCTTAGATCACATTATAAATGTCATATTCataacatttttcagaaaaatcttcaaattttTCCTTAACAGAGAATAAATGCATTCATGCTTTCTTCGGCTTGAATATTAGTAGTGTTAAAACCATATGTTTGGTTATTTCAGGTCTGTAACAGTGTGTTTAACAGCTGGGACCAGTTCAAAGATCATTTGGTAATACACACTGGTGATAAACCCAACCATTGTACTTTATGTGACTTGTGGTTTATGCAAGGAAATGAATTAAGGAGGCATCTCAGTGATACTCACAATATTTCAGAGCGTCTAGTAACCGAAGAAGTTCTTTCAGTAGAAACACGTGTGCAAACTGAACCTGTGACATCAATGACTATTATAGAACAAGTTGGGAAAGTGCATGTGTTACCATTGCTTCAGGTTCAAGTGGATTCAGCACAAGTGACTGTGGAACAGGTCCATCCAGATCTGCTCCAGGACAGCCAAGTGCATGATTCACATATAAGCGAGCTTCCAGAGCAGGTTCAGGTGAGTTATCTAGAAGTGGGTCGGATTCAGACTGAAGAAGGTACTGAAGTACATGTGGAGGAGCTGCACGTTGAACGGGTAAATCAGATGCCAGTGGAAGTACAAACTGAACTTCTAGAAGCTGACTTGGAACAAGTGACCCCTGAAATCATGAACCAGGAGGAGAGCGAGACCACCCAAGCAGATGCTGCTGAAGCTGCCCGAGATGATCATGAAGATGCTGAGGGTTTAGAGACCAAAACAACAGTGGATTCCCAAGCTGAAAGGGCAGGGAGTGAAAACAGAACACCTATGCCTGTTTTAGAGTGaaataacaaatgaatatatttttaaattaatgtgttGGGTTTTTGAACTGATCATGGGCAGTGTGACTGTCCTTAAGCTAACAGACAAGTGGACCAAAGTTAAAGTCTTTCCTGTTGTGAACTGTTTCTATTGAAACAAACTGATTCCagcgcccacccccccccccccacacacacacttaatgCCACACAGGAGGGATCTTTCCCATAAGTAATGGGAAGCTTTGAGAAGTATTATTTCTGGAAACTTAAATGGATTATATTCTTATTATATAGTTGGGTACGAATGTATCTATTTTCATTGTGATaagggttctccctctctctttcccaggtCACGTCCTTTCTCAGATTTTTTCCATGTtgtaaaatcaaaagtaaaatcatTAGAATACAAATTCGTGTATTCTAATGCATGTTAGAAAATTGAATATATAGGAAACACAAGGCTGCATGAAGAAAAGTACATTGTTACTGTGCAGTTAAATTTTGGCTTCTGGCTTTCTTTAGTTTGAACAAACTTCTTGTCTATACTGATAGTCACAAATGTCATCTCTGCAACGGAAACAGTGGTGGTGGCAAAATTTGtagaatgtaaaacaaaaacaaaaaacaaaaaaaacccacacacacccatgtgCCTTTTCAAAGCCAACTAAACTTCTATAAAACACCTCTGGTTCTTTCAAAGTTTGTGTTGTAAGGAGCGATGTAAGTGATGCTGTAGtactttgtttttgcttataATGGCAACTAGCAATTCTTTTTCTTGGTAACTTAAGGTAGGGTGAGAAATAGCATTTAATGGCAACTGAAGGGCCATTTCCGATTGGGAAAATTCATTTATATCTgtggtaaacttttttttttttttctttaatgaaaagtTGCACTAATATTTTACCACCAGATGAAAAAAAGgagcatcatttaaaaattaatgtatttaaagtaaagtacagagaaaaacatgtatataatatatcaGGCTTTGTTTTGAATGAATCTTTTTCCCTGATCCTTAATGTAAAGATCTTGTGCTATAACTTTTAAAGCCATACAAATAAGAGTGCTAAACTGTGGACTTAAAAGTAggtgtgtaaatatttttaatcagtattacttggaaaataaaatataacaaccaCATAAAATAAACCAATATGCTATTTTCTTTACCTGTTAAATATTGggagatatttacatttttaaagtaaagtttaaaattatgtgtTCATGACTCGTTTTTCTCTTTACTAGTATAGAAGTGGTTTCGTGGTCCAAGATCTTCACTCATTTGTATTAACATGACTGATACGTGAATTAAGATATGCCGTTCTCAGTATGCACCTCTAATCCCCAAAAATCAGTTCAGAAGAAcgggaggaggaagaggttggCATTTGTGGTTCTTCCACGGTGGGGCACAACAGCCAATGGAATTTTTTAGGAAGAGCCTACTTTTAATGCACTTTCTCCTCTTACCTAGTGTGTTCAGTTTAAAAGATCAGTTCGGCTTCTCCTTTGGTAATCCTAGTGGTTCAGTGGTACCACATTTATGACCTGTTTCAAAGGGAATGGCTTCCCACAAGTGGAGAGGTCACAGATTTAGAGAATACAGGAAGAGGAGAtgggagtttttattttaaggttaaaaaagTATATGAATATTTCCAAGTCTGTTCTGTTCGGCAATTGGACACTTACACAAAGCTTACATAGgtgtttcctttcttcaaagtcagaaaatgatagaattaaattatattacatgGAATTTTCAGTTTGCCTTAAGATATCCAGGTTCCTGAGTTagttataacttaaaaaaaaaaaaaaaattcctgacagATAGTGGTTTCAGGTATGTAAGTTACTAGTTAGTATCTAATGAATTTTGAATGCTGAAAATAGCTCATGATGTCCCCTTTAAGCCAAGATATGAAGcgaggtttatttttaaacataatcttAAAAAGGCTCTGACCACAACGTCGAGATCATGGACAAAGGCACAACAAAGTATTGAAAAGCacaacaaaatactaaaaatttaacatttgagCGTTCAGATTTGGCAAGGCCTTTCAAAACAGGTTTGAGGATCAGATACAGTTCCTTTTACTTTTCCCAAAAGGTATATAGGCTTTATCAGTGTATCCTGAATGCCGGTAAATTTGAttgcagaaggagaggaaaactACCCACTGGTGGTAAACCATATGTTGATTAGGCTTTGCAGTTTGCaaagcattttacatataataaaacaaCTATGAAAACCCATGATGTGTATTTAAGAACTGAACTGAATATATTGTTTCCTCTCATTTTACTCCTAGTGGCGTTTTTAGGTCTACAGTGGCAGCTGGTCCTTAGAGTGCCAGACACTGATCAGCAAAGGAATCCCACGTGCATGGCAGAATGATAGATAGGAGAGCCTCTTCTGTCTCCCCTATTCCACCAATCTAACACACAGCAGTGCTCGGATTCTCTaacaccaactgggtgtccaaCAAGTCACTTTTGACAACAGCCCGAGTTAGCGTAGACTCCACAAGTGATCAGTAGTAGTAGCACAAGACTGCCCTTGCTTCAGACGGTAGCCAAAAATGGGGTACCAAGGATACCTGCACTTCTGCCCTGCCAACTACAAATCAGGGGTCTCCGCCCCCTTGTCAGATTCAATACACTAGAACAACTCAGTACTGAGGAAAGCACCACACTTCTGAGTACAGTTTTATCATAAAGGATAcaacccaggggctcctggctggctcagctgatTTAAGAGTatgtgtgcgactcttgatctctgagttgtaagtttgagccccacgttggtgtAGAGATGAcctaaaatctctttaaaaagaaaaaaggaggtgggggggggggaatccaggaacagccaaatggttGCAAAGGGCAAAGGGGGTTGAGGGAGTGGAGTAGGTAGAGCTTTCAGGCCCTCCTGGTGCTCCACCCTCCCTGCACATGGATATGTTCACCAACCTGGGAGCTCTCTTAACcccttaatcttttctttttctttactaagATTTCATTACCTAGAcgtgattgattaaatcattagcCCTTGATTACTGAATTCCCTGTCCAGCCCTTCCATCCTGGGTATCTTGGGGTGTGGCTGGTAGTTCTAGCCCTCTAATCATGTGGTTAGTTCCTCTGGCGACCACTGCCAAgatcacctcattagcataaactcagggaTGAGCAAAAGGGAGCTTATGATAAAAGAcatcaggaaattccaagggttttaagaGCTCTGTGCCAAGAACCAGGGTCAAAGACtggatacatattttttattataccacACCTACAATCTGAGATTCAAAGGAACACTAAACAGAACTctaataatacatgtaaaacccAGAAGTCTTTTGAATATGCACAAAAAGTGAAGGTTCTTACAGTCTTACTAGTTTAAAAATGCTACCATCCTCATACACTGTTGAAAGTAGGAATATTTTCGTGGAAATGTAAATGCTTCTGTTTCTGCTACATTCAACTTGGAATTAAAGATACCAAGATTGAAAGGGTCTTTGAAGGTATAGACTACCCACTTGATAATTGGAATAAGCCAACAGTACTGAGGCCTAAATATAGATAAAAGTCTACACCAGAATATCAAGTGCGTCTTAATGAACATCTTCAATTTagcatgggttttattttttattaaattttttttaatgtttattattgagagagagacacagagcatgagcaggggaggggtcgagagagggggagacacagaatctgaagcaggctctaggccctgagctgtcagcacagagcccgatatggggctcgaacccacaaactgagatcatgacctggccgaagtcggttGCCTAGCCTAAAAGTTTAGCCTGATTCTGTTGGACAAAATAGCTTTGCTTTCATTAGGTTAATACTGTTGGCTGCATCAGGGGAGGGGAGAACCTAAGCTCAATGTTTATCAGATATAATGTTCTGAGCTGTGCTATGGCTCTTACAGAATTTGTCATAAGAGATCTAAATGAGAAGCAGCAGGAATTAAAACTATTAAACCCTCACCACCAACAACAATCAATAGGATCCTCTGTAGTTAACTGGAGGCCCAGAAGTGTATtgctttaaaatggtaaatgcaGAGGCTGTCATTATAAATGTATTCTGACCTTATGGGGATATCTTAAAACTACTCCGTGTTGTATAAACATTGCTTCGTTAATCCTGTTGACGTGGTAAATAGGAAGGCAGGCCCTGAATGCAGTATTTTCTTCTCACCTTTCCTAAAACCTAATATCACACATAATTATTCACCCACCTTGTTGGGCATTGCACCAAAATATAGGCCAGGATAGAAAAATCTTGTAACCTAAAAGCATCATTTATGAATCACTTAGTATATGCCAAACACTTAATCATCCCAATGACTTCATGAGGTAAATATAAATGGAGGAAATtaagagaagaaggagatgagAAACAGCTGGAGCCGGTATTTGAAACCAAGGAAATTGACTCCATAGGCACAGTCTTGATCACTAAAATACAGTTACCTTTGCATGAGATCTCTTTGTGGTTGACAACATGGGATTGCACAGAGCAAAAGCtaaatatccat is a genomic window containing:
- the ZNF131 gene encoding zinc finger protein 131 isoform X4, whose product is MKSHSTESFKCEICNKRYLRESAWKQHLNCYHLEEGGVSKKQRTGKKIHICQYCEKQFDHFGHFKEHLRKHTGEKPFECPNCHERFARNSTLKCHLTACQTGVGAKKGRKKLYECQVCNSVFNSWDQFKDHLVIHTGDKPNHCTLCDLWFMQGNELRRHLSDTHNISERLVTEEVLSVETRVQTEPVTSMTIIEQVGKVHVLPLLQVQVDSAQVTVEQVHPDLLQDSQVHDSHISELPEQVQVSYLEVGRIQTEEGTEVHVEELHVERVNQMPVEVQTELLEADLEQVTPEIMNQEESETTQADAAEAARDDHEDAEGLETKTTVDSQAERAGSENRTPMPVLE